The DNA window AACAATGCTAGAGTTGACATATGCAATGCCTTGCTATAACCATAGTGCTTTTTTGGTCGAAGCTTTGGATTCTATAAAAAATGATGTTGCGACTCATGATTTAAGTTATGAAGTATTAATTATCGATGATGGTTCTTTGGATAATTCAGTTGACGTTATCAAAAAATGGGTGGAAACCAACAGCGATATCAATGTTCGTTTAGTTATGCAAGAAAACCATGGTATTGCCAAAACAGTCAATAAACTATACAACAACTCTAACGGTAAATTCGTCCGGCTTTCCGCTTCTGATGATATTGTTCTTCCCGGCAGCTCCGCTGCGATGATGGCTATTGCCGCGGATAATATCACCTGTGTGTTTGGTGATGGCATCGTTATTGACAACGATAGCAAGCAAGTTGGCGATAGCTTTATGAATTATCACGGCGGGAATCCTGATGATCTGCGAAATAACCAGCGCATTCCGCAAAAATTGATCGACAAATGGTGTATTGCCGGTCCGTGCATTCTGGTAAGGCGCGATTTCTTTAACAACTATCAGTATGACGAAAATTCAAGGATCGATGATTTTGACTTCTTCCTGAATGTGTTTAAGAAACCGGATAGCGTAATTTACCTCGATCAAAAAGTTTGTGGCTACCGTATACACGGCAGCAACACATCAAAAGTGAAAGATATAGCAACTCGAATTGCTAATTTGCATTCATTTTATTATTTGCTGGAGAAATACACCTATAATCCTGAACTGAAATATGTGCAGAAGAAACTTTTGGCTAAAAGATACCTCACTAAGTGTAAAATTAACTACTTGCAGAGGAGTTATCTCAAAGCCGCCTATCATTATGCTATTCACAAATATTATTCATCACTAAGTTAATCAGCTAGTGAGATAAAATAGCCAGTAGTCAGCTTAGAGTGGATTGAAATATGAGTGGAATGAAAAGCAGATTGTCATTTTATATAATGGTGCCAGTGTTAGTGCAATTAGCGCTTTTTTATCTATGCTTCAATGTTACTGAGGGGATGGTTTCTTATTCTCTTTTTTATGCAGGTAGCATTCTTTTTCTGGTGTGCTTTGCAGAATTAATTTTCAGAAGGAAAATCGACTATTCTAGCCTGTATGAAAACATATACGGTAACATAGCTCCGATTGATAAACTGGTGCTGAAGTCGCTGGGTTTTTTGATTTTACTGTTATTCCCCCTTGATGTTTATTTTAATGGGTTCAAACTTTTGGATCCAGTTTCTTATGCAGAATTTTATGGGGCGGGGCGATTTGTTCGTCATGTAACCTCTTTATGTTGGATGCTGGTGCCTATTGCGTATATCATCAGACGCGAAAATCCGTGGATTGCCAGATTCTTTATCTTGTTTTCTGTGCTGCTACCGATCATGATGATTGACCGTAATCGCTTGCTGACCTCTTTCTTCTGTTATTTCTTTATTCTTTACGCAAGGTTCCGCTCAACATCAGTCAGAAGCCATCCAAGCGAATTTCGTAAGGTGAAATTCGGTCTGTACTCACTCTTAATTTTACTACCGACGATCTTTGTGGTTATTGGGTTTTATCGTAGTGGTACATCTTTCTCTATTGAATCTTCTGGCGATAGTATTGTCTATGGGAAATTCCCACTGACGGCATTTTTCGACATTATGCCGTCGTCAATCAAACAAATATTGTTATATATTACGACACCGATCCTTAACTTCACTCATGTGGCGTCGACAGGCTTTTTGAACGACCAGTTTTTGCTCAGCCAGATTTCGCCGTTCTCTCGTGAAGAATTTCCGATGTACCCCTATTCTCCAGTGCTGATCGCCCGCTACAACGTCGGGACGGAATTTTTTCCTTTCCTTCTCTTTGGTGGTCTGCCGCTGGTGTTTATGGCAATGTTTTTTGTGATTTTGGTATTTGGTGCTGTTTTTTATTGGTTTTGCAAGACGCAGGGTATCTATGCATGGTTACTCTTCTTGAAACTTGCATATTTTATGTTATTTCTGGGCTTTGCTCCTCAGTTTTATATCTTACTTAATATTATGAGTACTGTTCTTATCTTTTTGTTGTACTTATTTTCTAATTTTCTGAAGTTCTTTATGCTTAGCCATATTGGCAAACCCATTGGTGAGAGGCAGCAATGACGGGAATTAAAGTAGCTGTTTTACTGGCTGCATATAATGGAATGAAGTGGATAAACGAACAAATTCAAAGTGTTCTTAATCAAGAAAATGTATCCGTAGATATCCATATTAGTGTCGATGTTAGTACCGATGGTACCTATGAGAACTGCCTTGAGCTTGCGAAACAATATAGCAATATTTATATTTTTCCTTATGGTATCCGCTATGGTGGCGCAGCACGCAATTTCTATCGTTTAGTCCGTGATGTTGAACTGGCAAGCTATGATTTTGTCTCTTTTGCCGATCAGGATGATATCTGGTACCTGGATAAATTATCGAACGCGATAAAGGTGCTTTCCGAAAAAGGCTACGATTGTTATTCTAGTAATGTCATAGCGTTCTGGGAAAATGGCAAACAAGTCCTGATCAGCAAAGCGCAAGATCAAGTCGAGTATGATTATTGCTTCGAATCTGCCGGACCGGGCTGTACTTATGTGTTCAGTAAAGAAGTGGCATTAAAATTCCAAGCATTCATCAGTAATAATAAAGATAAAGTCGATGAGGTTGAATTGCATGACTGGTTAATTTATGCATTTGCTCGCCACAGCGGATATAAGTGGTTTATTGATTCGTGGCCGAGCATGTTGTACAGACAGCACAGTAGCAATCAGTTTGGCGCAAACGGCGGATTACAGGCAGCGAAGCGCAGAATCCAAATGATACGTGACAGTTGGTATCTGACAGAAGTAAAACGTATCGTTAATATCCTTGAT is part of the Xenorhabdus cabanillasii genome and encodes:
- a CDS encoding glycosyltransferase, which encodes MLELTYAMPCYNHSAFLVEALDSIKNDVATHDLSYEVLIIDDGSLDNSVDVIKKWVETNSDINVRLVMQENHGIAKTVNKLYNNSNGKFVRLSASDDIVLPGSSAAMMAIAADNITCVFGDGIVIDNDSKQVGDSFMNYHGGNPDDLRNNQRIPQKLIDKWCIAGPCILVRRDFFNNYQYDENSRIDDFDFFLNVFKKPDSVIYLDQKVCGYRIHGSNTSKVKDIATRIANLHSFYYLLEKYTYNPELKYVQKKLLAKRYLTKCKINYLQRSYLKAAYHYAIHKYYSSLS
- a CDS encoding oligosaccharide repeat unit polymerase, whose translation is MSGMKSRLSFYIMVPVLVQLALFYLCFNVTEGMVSYSLFYAGSILFLVCFAELIFRRKIDYSSLYENIYGNIAPIDKLVLKSLGFLILLLFPLDVYFNGFKLLDPVSYAEFYGAGRFVRHVTSLCWMLVPIAYIIRRENPWIARFFILFSVLLPIMMIDRNRLLTSFFCYFFILYARFRSTSVRSHPSEFRKVKFGLYSLLILLPTIFVVIGFYRSGTSFSIESSGDSIVYGKFPLTAFFDIMPSSIKQILLYITTPILNFTHVASTGFLNDQFLLSQISPFSREEFPMYPYSPVLIARYNVGTEFFPFLLFGGLPLVFMAMFFVILVFGAVFYWFCKTQGIYAWLLFLKLAYFMLFLGFAPQFYILLNIMSTVLIFLLYLFSNFLKFFMLSHIGKPIGERQQ
- a CDS encoding glycosyltransferase gives rise to the protein MTGIKVAVLLAAYNGMKWINEQIQSVLNQENVSVDIHISVDVSTDGTYENCLELAKQYSNIYIFPYGIRYGGAARNFYRLVRDVELASYDFVSFADQDDIWYLDKLSNAIKVLSEKGYDCYSSNVIAFWENGKQVLISKAQDQVEYDYCFESAGPGCTYVFSKEVALKFQAFISNNKDKVDEVELHDWLIYAFARHSGYKWFIDSWPSMLYRQHSSNQFGANGGLQAAKRRIQMIRDSWYLTEVKRIVNILDVENRPFFVNCLNRGYFGHLYMACYIHKVRRKLRDRLSLAVILVLGMLK